A genomic region of Megalobrama amblycephala isolate DHTTF-2021 linkage group LG6, ASM1881202v1, whole genome shotgun sequence contains the following coding sequences:
- the pou2f1b gene encoding POU domain, class 2, transcription factor 1b isoform X5: MADGGAASQDESSGPDSRMSNPSETSKCAMESGDENTGAQTNGLDFQRQTVQTTSAITNAHAQALLQQLTLTPAQQQLLLQQAQAQLLAAAVQHSAGQQSSTTGASISASAATPITLSQPIQITPSSTLRICSGGIFTYPGDVSSVKQLQQLQQQQNLNLQQFVLVQPGHPIATQLQPAQFIISQTPQGQQSLLQAQNLLTQLPQSQANLLQTQPSITLATQPATPTRTIAATPIQSTPKHIDTPSLEEPSDLEELEQFAKTFKQRRIKLGFTQGDVGLAMGKLYGNDFSQTTISRFEALNLSFKNMCKLKPLLEKWLNDAVRAVCAENQTSDQALSSPSSLGSPGLGLEGLNRRRKKRTSIETNIRVALEKSFLEQNQKPTSEEITMIADQLNMEKEVIRVWFCNRRQKEKRINPPSSGSIASTPIKAIFPPTTSLSPSTASLVTSNTPTTMTVNPVMSLTSTSVSNVGFTGTTIGSATTNTASVISTAPVVTTAASSPSLSPSPSTVQTSSAEQASAQETVTAVSQAPSSLASTLGTGQVMVAAPSLSAALQGAAQLPTSASIAAMAAAAGLNPGLMASSQFTPGGALLSLAPGGLGSALSPALMSNSTLATIQGVWSALASSGTLPITSLDGSGNFLFANTSAGSTPNLVTAPLFLNPQNLSLLASNPVSLVSAGGAAGAGALNLHITADAHQSAVTTATMPASTITTASKAQ; the protein is encoded by the exons atggcggacggAGGAGCAGCGAGTCAAGATGAGAGTTCAGGACCAG ATTCTAGAATGAGTAATCCATCGGAAACAAGTAAATGTGCAATGGAGAGCGGGGACGAAAACACTG GTGCCCAAACAAATGGACTGGACTTTCAGAGGCAGACTGTGCAAACAACAAGCGCAATCACCAACGCACATGCACAGGCCTTGCTCCAACAG ttgacTTTGACTCCAGCGCAGCAGCAGTTATTGTTGCAGCAGGCTCAGGCTCAGCTCCTGGCAGCAGCGGTGCAGCATTCAGCCGGCCAGCAGAGTAGCACTACAGGAGCCAGCATCTCTGCCTCCGCTGCCACCCCCATCACCCTCTCTCAACCCATTCAGATCACACCT AGCTCAACACTAAGGATTTGCTCTGGCGGTATTTTCACCTATCCAGGGGATGTCTCAAGTGTTAAA CAGTTACAGCAGCTGCAACAGCAGCAGAACCTCAACCTGCAGCAGTTTGTGCTGGTCCAGCCGGGCCACCCCATCGCAACACAGCTGCAGCCCGCGCAGTTTATCATCTCGCAGACGCCACAGGGCCAGCAGA GTCTCCTGCAAGCCCAGAACCTTCTAACACAACTACCTCAAAGCCAAGCCAACCTCCTGCAGACCCAGCCAAGCATCACACTTGCCACACAG CCTGCGACACCCACACGCACGATAGCAGCGACCCCCATCCAATCGACACCAAAGCACATCGACACACCCAGCCTGGAGGAGCCCAGCGACCTGGAGGAGCTAGAGCAGTTTGCCAAGACCTTCAAACAGAGACGCATCAAACTGGGCTTCACGCAG GGGGATGTTGGCCTTGCCATGGGAAAACTTTATGGAAATGACTTCAGCCAAACCACCATTTCTCGCTTTGAGGCCTTGAACCTGAGCTTTAAAAACATGTGCAAACTGAAGCCTCTGCTTGAAAAATGGCTCAATGATGCAG TGCGCGCTGTTTGTGCAGAGAACCAGACGTCTGACCAGGCCCTGTCCAGTCCCAGCTCTCTTGGCTCGCCTGGGCTGGGCTTGGAGGGCCTGAACCGCCGCCGCAAGAAAAGGACCAGCATCGAGACCAACATCAGAGTGGCCTTAGAAAAGAGCTTTCTGGAG CAGAACCAAAAACCTACCTCTGAGGAGATCACCATGATCGCAGACCAGCTCAATATGGAGAAAGAGGTGATCCGAGTATGGTTCTGTAACCGCAGACAGAAAGAGAAGAGGATCAACCCGCCCAGCAGTGGCAGCATCGCCAGCACCCCTATCAAAGCAATCTTTCCTCCCACCACATCTCTG TCACCGAGTACAGCCAGTCTTGTGACCAGTAACACACCGACTACGATGACTGTAAACCCAGTTATGTCTCTCACCAGCACTAGTGTCTCCAATGTCGGTTTCACTG GCACAACTATTGGCTCAGCTACTACTAACACTGCATCGGTCATCTCCACTGCACCTGTGGTCACCACCGCAGCATCCTCTCCTTCGCTCAGCCCTTCCCCCAGCACAGTGCAGACGTCCTCCGCAGAGCAGGCTTCAGCTCAGGAGACGGTGACGGCAGTAAGTCAGGCACCTTCCTCCCTGGCATCCACTCTGGGCACTGGGCAGGTGATGGTGGCGGCACCCAGCCTCTCGGCTGCTCTGCAAGGAGCCGCCCAGCTGCCCACGAGCGCCAGCATCGCTGCCATGGCTGCAGCCGCTGGCCTCAATCCTGGGCTCATGGCATCCTCACAGTTCACTCCTgg CGGAGCTCTTCTTAGTTTGGCACCAGGTGGTCTCGGAAGCGCTTTGAGTCCAGCACTGATGAGCAACAGCACCTTGGCCACAATCCAAGGTGTGTGGAGCG CTCTGGCATCTAGTGGCACTCTGCCCATTACATCTCTGGACGGGAGCGGGAACTTTCTGTTTGCCAACACCAGCGCTGGCAGTACCCCTAACCTCGTGACGGCTCCGCTCTTTCTGAACCCTCAGAACTTATCACTGCTTGCCAGTAACCCTGTCAGCCTAGTGTCTGCGGGAGGGGCTGCGGGTGCCGGAGCCCTTAACCTGCACATCACCGCCGATGCCCACCAGAGCGCTGTTACTACGGCAACTATGCCCGCCTCCACCATCACCACAGCCTCTAAGGCCCAGTGA
- the pou2f1b gene encoding POU domain, class 2, transcription factor 1b isoform X1 has protein sequence MADGGAASQDESSGPDSRMSNPSETSKCAMESGDENTGAQTNGLDFQRQTVQTTSAITNAHAQALLQQLTLTPAQQQLLLQQAQAQLLAAAVQHSAGQQSSTTGASISASAATPITLSQPIQITPSSTLRICSGGIFTYPGDVSSVKQLQQLQQQQNLNLQQFVLVQPGHPIATQLQPAQFIISQTPQGQQSLLQAQNLLTQLPQSQANLLQTQPSITLATQPATPTRTIAATPIQSTPKHIDTPSLEEPSDLEELEQFAKTFKQRRIKLGFTQGDVGLAMGKLYGNDFSQTTISRFEALNLSFKNMCKLKPLLEKWLNDAVRAVCAENQTSDQALSSPSSLGSPGLGLEGLNRRRKKRTSIETNIRVALEKSFLEQNQKPTSEEITMIADQLNMEKEVIRVWFCNRRQKEKRINPPSSGSIASTPIKAIFPPTTSLAPSTASLVMFKFSPSTASLVTSNTPTTMTVNPVMSLTSTSVSNVGFTGTTIGSATTNTASVISTAPVVTTAASSPSLSPSPSTVQTSSAEQASAQETVTAVSQAPSSLASTLGTGQVMVAAPSLSAALQGAAQLPTSASIAAMAAAAGLNPGLMASSQFTPGGALLSLAPGGLGSALSPALMSNSTLATIQGVWSALASSGTLPITSLDGSGNFLFANTSAGSTPNLVTAPLFLNPQNLSLLASNPVSLVSAGGAAGAGALNLHITADAHQSAVTTATMPASTITTASKAQ, from the exons atggcggacggAGGAGCAGCGAGTCAAGATGAGAGTTCAGGACCAG ATTCTAGAATGAGTAATCCATCGGAAACAAGTAAATGTGCAATGGAGAGCGGGGACGAAAACACTG GTGCCCAAACAAATGGACTGGACTTTCAGAGGCAGACTGTGCAAACAACAAGCGCAATCACCAACGCACATGCACAGGCCTTGCTCCAACAG ttgacTTTGACTCCAGCGCAGCAGCAGTTATTGTTGCAGCAGGCTCAGGCTCAGCTCCTGGCAGCAGCGGTGCAGCATTCAGCCGGCCAGCAGAGTAGCACTACAGGAGCCAGCATCTCTGCCTCCGCTGCCACCCCCATCACCCTCTCTCAACCCATTCAGATCACACCT AGCTCAACACTAAGGATTTGCTCTGGCGGTATTTTCACCTATCCAGGGGATGTCTCAAGTGTTAAA CAGTTACAGCAGCTGCAACAGCAGCAGAACCTCAACCTGCAGCAGTTTGTGCTGGTCCAGCCGGGCCACCCCATCGCAACACAGCTGCAGCCCGCGCAGTTTATCATCTCGCAGACGCCACAGGGCCAGCAGA GTCTCCTGCAAGCCCAGAACCTTCTAACACAACTACCTCAAAGCCAAGCCAACCTCCTGCAGACCCAGCCAAGCATCACACTTGCCACACAG CCTGCGACACCCACACGCACGATAGCAGCGACCCCCATCCAATCGACACCAAAGCACATCGACACACCCAGCCTGGAGGAGCCCAGCGACCTGGAGGAGCTAGAGCAGTTTGCCAAGACCTTCAAACAGAGACGCATCAAACTGGGCTTCACGCAG GGGGATGTTGGCCTTGCCATGGGAAAACTTTATGGAAATGACTTCAGCCAAACCACCATTTCTCGCTTTGAGGCCTTGAACCTGAGCTTTAAAAACATGTGCAAACTGAAGCCTCTGCTTGAAAAATGGCTCAATGATGCAG TGCGCGCTGTTTGTGCAGAGAACCAGACGTCTGACCAGGCCCTGTCCAGTCCCAGCTCTCTTGGCTCGCCTGGGCTGGGCTTGGAGGGCCTGAACCGCCGCCGCAAGAAAAGGACCAGCATCGAGACCAACATCAGAGTGGCCTTAGAAAAGAGCTTTCTGGAG CAGAACCAAAAACCTACCTCTGAGGAGATCACCATGATCGCAGACCAGCTCAATATGGAGAAAGAGGTGATCCGAGTATGGTTCTGTAACCGCAGACAGAAAGAGAAGAGGATCAACCCGCCCAGCAGTGGCAGCATCGCCAGCACCCCTATCAAAGCAATCTTTCCTCCCACCACATCTCTG GCACCAAGTACAGCCAGTCTTGTGATGTTTAAGTTT TCACCGAGTACAGCCAGTCTTGTGACCAGTAACACACCGACTACGATGACTGTAAACCCAGTTATGTCTCTCACCAGCACTAGTGTCTCCAATGTCGGTTTCACTG GCACAACTATTGGCTCAGCTACTACTAACACTGCATCGGTCATCTCCACTGCACCTGTGGTCACCACCGCAGCATCCTCTCCTTCGCTCAGCCCTTCCCCCAGCACAGTGCAGACGTCCTCCGCAGAGCAGGCTTCAGCTCAGGAGACGGTGACGGCAGTAAGTCAGGCACCTTCCTCCCTGGCATCCACTCTGGGCACTGGGCAGGTGATGGTGGCGGCACCCAGCCTCTCGGCTGCTCTGCAAGGAGCCGCCCAGCTGCCCACGAGCGCCAGCATCGCTGCCATGGCTGCAGCCGCTGGCCTCAATCCTGGGCTCATGGCATCCTCACAGTTCACTCCTgg CGGAGCTCTTCTTAGTTTGGCACCAGGTGGTCTCGGAAGCGCTTTGAGTCCAGCACTGATGAGCAACAGCACCTTGGCCACAATCCAAGGTGTGTGGAGCG CTCTGGCATCTAGTGGCACTCTGCCCATTACATCTCTGGACGGGAGCGGGAACTTTCTGTTTGCCAACACCAGCGCTGGCAGTACCCCTAACCTCGTGACGGCTCCGCTCTTTCTGAACCCTCAGAACTTATCACTGCTTGCCAGTAACCCTGTCAGCCTAGTGTCTGCGGGAGGGGCTGCGGGTGCCGGAGCCCTTAACCTGCACATCACCGCCGATGCCCACCAGAGCGCTGTTACTACGGCAACTATGCCCGCCTCCACCATCACCACAGCCTCTAAGGCCCAGTGA
- the pou2f1b gene encoding POU domain, class 2, transcription factor 1b isoform X3, protein MADGGAASQDESSGPDSRMSNPSETSKCAMESGDENTGAQTNGLDFQRQTVQTTSAITNAHAQALLQQLTLTPAQQQLLLQQAQAQLLAAAVQHSAGQQSSTTGASISASAATPITLSQPIQITPSSTLRICSGGIFTYPGDVSSVKQLQQLQQQQNLNLQQFVLVQPGHPIATQLQPAQFIISQTPQGQQSLLQAQNLLTQLPQSQANLLQTQPSITLATQPATPTRTIAATPIQSTPKHIDTPSLEEPSDLEELEQFAKTFKQRRIKLGFTQGDVGLAMGKLYGNDFSQTTISRFEALNLSFKNMCKLKPLLEKWLNDAVRAVCAENQTSDQALSSPSSLGSPGLGLEGLNRRRKKRTSIETNIRVALEKSFLEQNQKPTSEEITMIADQLNMEKEVIRVWFCNRRQKEKRINPPSSGSIASTPIKAIFPPTTSLAPSTASLVMFKFSPSTASLVTSNTPTTMTVNPVMSLTSTSVSNVGFTGTTIGSATTNTASVISTAPVVTTAASSPSLSPSPSTVQTSSAEQASAQETVTAVSQAPSSLASTLGTGQVMVAAPSLSAALQGAAQLPTSASIAAMAAAAGLNPGLMASSQFTPGGALLSLAPGGLGSALSPALMSNSTLATIQALASSGTLPITSLDGSGNFLFANTSAGSTPNLVTAPLFLNPQNLSLLASNPVSLVSAGGAAGAGALNLHITADAHQSAVTTATMPASTITTASKAQ, encoded by the exons atggcggacggAGGAGCAGCGAGTCAAGATGAGAGTTCAGGACCAG ATTCTAGAATGAGTAATCCATCGGAAACAAGTAAATGTGCAATGGAGAGCGGGGACGAAAACACTG GTGCCCAAACAAATGGACTGGACTTTCAGAGGCAGACTGTGCAAACAACAAGCGCAATCACCAACGCACATGCACAGGCCTTGCTCCAACAG ttgacTTTGACTCCAGCGCAGCAGCAGTTATTGTTGCAGCAGGCTCAGGCTCAGCTCCTGGCAGCAGCGGTGCAGCATTCAGCCGGCCAGCAGAGTAGCACTACAGGAGCCAGCATCTCTGCCTCCGCTGCCACCCCCATCACCCTCTCTCAACCCATTCAGATCACACCT AGCTCAACACTAAGGATTTGCTCTGGCGGTATTTTCACCTATCCAGGGGATGTCTCAAGTGTTAAA CAGTTACAGCAGCTGCAACAGCAGCAGAACCTCAACCTGCAGCAGTTTGTGCTGGTCCAGCCGGGCCACCCCATCGCAACACAGCTGCAGCCCGCGCAGTTTATCATCTCGCAGACGCCACAGGGCCAGCAGA GTCTCCTGCAAGCCCAGAACCTTCTAACACAACTACCTCAAAGCCAAGCCAACCTCCTGCAGACCCAGCCAAGCATCACACTTGCCACACAG CCTGCGACACCCACACGCACGATAGCAGCGACCCCCATCCAATCGACACCAAAGCACATCGACACACCCAGCCTGGAGGAGCCCAGCGACCTGGAGGAGCTAGAGCAGTTTGCCAAGACCTTCAAACAGAGACGCATCAAACTGGGCTTCACGCAG GGGGATGTTGGCCTTGCCATGGGAAAACTTTATGGAAATGACTTCAGCCAAACCACCATTTCTCGCTTTGAGGCCTTGAACCTGAGCTTTAAAAACATGTGCAAACTGAAGCCTCTGCTTGAAAAATGGCTCAATGATGCAG TGCGCGCTGTTTGTGCAGAGAACCAGACGTCTGACCAGGCCCTGTCCAGTCCCAGCTCTCTTGGCTCGCCTGGGCTGGGCTTGGAGGGCCTGAACCGCCGCCGCAAGAAAAGGACCAGCATCGAGACCAACATCAGAGTGGCCTTAGAAAAGAGCTTTCTGGAG CAGAACCAAAAACCTACCTCTGAGGAGATCACCATGATCGCAGACCAGCTCAATATGGAGAAAGAGGTGATCCGAGTATGGTTCTGTAACCGCAGACAGAAAGAGAAGAGGATCAACCCGCCCAGCAGTGGCAGCATCGCCAGCACCCCTATCAAAGCAATCTTTCCTCCCACCACATCTCTG GCACCAAGTACAGCCAGTCTTGTGATGTTTAAGTTT TCACCGAGTACAGCCAGTCTTGTGACCAGTAACACACCGACTACGATGACTGTAAACCCAGTTATGTCTCTCACCAGCACTAGTGTCTCCAATGTCGGTTTCACTG GCACAACTATTGGCTCAGCTACTACTAACACTGCATCGGTCATCTCCACTGCACCTGTGGTCACCACCGCAGCATCCTCTCCTTCGCTCAGCCCTTCCCCCAGCACAGTGCAGACGTCCTCCGCAGAGCAGGCTTCAGCTCAGGAGACGGTGACGGCAGTAAGTCAGGCACCTTCCTCCCTGGCATCCACTCTGGGCACTGGGCAGGTGATGGTGGCGGCACCCAGCCTCTCGGCTGCTCTGCAAGGAGCCGCCCAGCTGCCCACGAGCGCCAGCATCGCTGCCATGGCTGCAGCCGCTGGCCTCAATCCTGGGCTCATGGCATCCTCACAGTTCACTCCTgg CGGAGCTCTTCTTAGTTTGGCACCAGGTGGTCTCGGAAGCGCTTTGAGTCCAGCACTGATGAGCAACAGCACCTTGGCCACAATCCAAG CTCTGGCATCTAGTGGCACTCTGCCCATTACATCTCTGGACGGGAGCGGGAACTTTCTGTTTGCCAACACCAGCGCTGGCAGTACCCCTAACCTCGTGACGGCTCCGCTCTTTCTGAACCCTCAGAACTTATCACTGCTTGCCAGTAACCCTGTCAGCCTAGTGTCTGCGGGAGGGGCTGCGGGTGCCGGAGCCCTTAACCTGCACATCACCGCCGATGCCCACCAGAGCGCTGTTACTACGGCAACTATGCCCGCCTCCACCATCACCACAGCCTCTAAGGCCCAGTGA
- the pou2f1b gene encoding POU domain, class 2, transcription factor 1b isoform X8, producing the protein MADGGAASQDESSGPDSRMSNPSETSKCAMESGDENTGAQTNGLDFQRQTVQTTSAITNAHAQALLQQLTLTPAQQQLLLQQAQAQLLAAAVQHSAGQQSSTTGASISASAATPITLSQPIQITPQLQQLQQQQNLNLQQFVLVQPGHPIATQLQPAQFIISQTPQGQQSLLQAQNLLTQLPQSQANLLQTQPSITLATQPATPTRTIAATPIQSTPKHIDTPSLEEPSDLEELEQFAKTFKQRRIKLGFTQGDVGLAMGKLYGNDFSQTTISRFEALNLSFKNMCKLKPLLEKWLNDAENQTSDQALSSPSSLGSPGLGLEGLNRRRKKRTSIETNIRVALEKSFLENQKPTSEEITMIADQLNMEKEVIRVWFCNRRQKEKRINPPSSGSIASTPIKAIFPPTTSLSPSTASLVTSNTPTTMTVNPVMSLTSTSVSNVGFTGTTIGSATTNTASVISTAPVVTTAASSPSLSPSPSTVQTSSAEQASAQETVTAVSQAPSSLASTLGTGQVMVAAPSLSAALQGAAQLPTSASIAAMAAAAGLNPGLMASSQFTPGGALLSLAPGGLGSALSPALMSNSTLATIQALASSGTLPITSLDGSGNFLFANTSAGSTPNLVTAPLFLNPQNLSLLASNPVSLVSAGGAAGAGALNLHITADAHQSAVTTATMPASTITTASKAQ; encoded by the exons atggcggacggAGGAGCAGCGAGTCAAGATGAGAGTTCAGGACCAG ATTCTAGAATGAGTAATCCATCGGAAACAAGTAAATGTGCAATGGAGAGCGGGGACGAAAACACTG GTGCCCAAACAAATGGACTGGACTTTCAGAGGCAGACTGTGCAAACAACAAGCGCAATCACCAACGCACATGCACAGGCCTTGCTCCAACAG ttgacTTTGACTCCAGCGCAGCAGCAGTTATTGTTGCAGCAGGCTCAGGCTCAGCTCCTGGCAGCAGCGGTGCAGCATTCAGCCGGCCAGCAGAGTAGCACTACAGGAGCCAGCATCTCTGCCTCCGCTGCCACCCCCATCACCCTCTCTCAACCCATTCAGATCACACCT CAGTTACAGCAGCTGCAACAGCAGCAGAACCTCAACCTGCAGCAGTTTGTGCTGGTCCAGCCGGGCCACCCCATCGCAACACAGCTGCAGCCCGCGCAGTTTATCATCTCGCAGACGCCACAGGGCCAGCAGA GTCTCCTGCAAGCCCAGAACCTTCTAACACAACTACCTCAAAGCCAAGCCAACCTCCTGCAGACCCAGCCAAGCATCACACTTGCCACACAG CCTGCGACACCCACACGCACGATAGCAGCGACCCCCATCCAATCGACACCAAAGCACATCGACACACCCAGCCTGGAGGAGCCCAGCGACCTGGAGGAGCTAGAGCAGTTTGCCAAGACCTTCAAACAGAGACGCATCAAACTGGGCTTCACGCAG GGGGATGTTGGCCTTGCCATGGGAAAACTTTATGGAAATGACTTCAGCCAAACCACCATTTCTCGCTTTGAGGCCTTGAACCTGAGCTTTAAAAACATGTGCAAACTGAAGCCTCTGCTTGAAAAATGGCTCAATGATGCAG AGAACCAGACGTCTGACCAGGCCCTGTCCAGTCCCAGCTCTCTTGGCTCGCCTGGGCTGGGCTTGGAGGGCCTGAACCGCCGCCGCAAGAAAAGGACCAGCATCGAGACCAACATCAGAGTGGCCTTAGAAAAGAGCTTTCTGGAG AACCAAAAACCTACCTCTGAGGAGATCACCATGATCGCAGACCAGCTCAATATGGAGAAAGAGGTGATCCGAGTATGGTTCTGTAACCGCAGACAGAAAGAGAAGAGGATCAACCCGCCCAGCAGTGGCAGCATCGCCAGCACCCCTATCAAAGCAATCTTTCCTCCCACCACATCTCTG TCACCGAGTACAGCCAGTCTTGTGACCAGTAACACACCGACTACGATGACTGTAAACCCAGTTATGTCTCTCACCAGCACTAGTGTCTCCAATGTCGGTTTCACTG GCACAACTATTGGCTCAGCTACTACTAACACTGCATCGGTCATCTCCACTGCACCTGTGGTCACCACCGCAGCATCCTCTCCTTCGCTCAGCCCTTCCCCCAGCACAGTGCAGACGTCCTCCGCAGAGCAGGCTTCAGCTCAGGAGACGGTGACGGCAGTAAGTCAGGCACCTTCCTCCCTGGCATCCACTCTGGGCACTGGGCAGGTGATGGTGGCGGCACCCAGCCTCTCGGCTGCTCTGCAAGGAGCCGCCCAGCTGCCCACGAGCGCCAGCATCGCTGCCATGGCTGCAGCCGCTGGCCTCAATCCTGGGCTCATGGCATCCTCACAGTTCACTCCTgg CGGAGCTCTTCTTAGTTTGGCACCAGGTGGTCTCGGAAGCGCTTTGAGTCCAGCACTGATGAGCAACAGCACCTTGGCCACAATCCAAG CTCTGGCATCTAGTGGCACTCTGCCCATTACATCTCTGGACGGGAGCGGGAACTTTCTGTTTGCCAACACCAGCGCTGGCAGTACCCCTAACCTCGTGACGGCTCCGCTCTTTCTGAACCCTCAGAACTTATCACTGCTTGCCAGTAACCCTGTCAGCCTAGTGTCTGCGGGAGGGGCTGCGGGTGCCGGAGCCCTTAACCTGCACATCACCGCCGATGCCCACCAGAGCGCTGTTACTACGGCAACTATGCCCGCCTCCACCATCACCACAGCCTCTAAGGCCCAGTGA
- the pou2f1b gene encoding POU domain, class 2, transcription factor 1b isoform X10 — MADGGAASQDESSGPDSRMSNPSETSKCAMESGDENTGAQTNGLDFQRQTVQTTSAITNAHAQALLQQLTLTPAQQQLLLQQAQAQLLAAAVQHSAGQQSSTTGASISASAATPITLSQPIQITPSSTLRICSGGIFTYPGDVSSVKQLQQLQQQQNLNLQQFVLVQPGHPIATQLQPAQFIISQTPQGQQSLLQAQNLLTQLPQSQANLLQTQPSITLATQPATPTRTIAATPIQSTPKHIDTPSLEEPSDLEELEQFAKTFKQRRIKLGFTQGDVGLAMGKLYGNDFSQTTISRFEALNLSFKNMCKLKPLLEKWLNDAENQTSDQALSSPSSLGSPGLGLEGLNRRRKKRTSIETNIRVALEKSFLEQNQKPTSEEITMIADQLNMEKEVIRVWFCNRRQKEKRINPPSSGSIASTPIKAIFPPTTSLAPSTASLVMFKFSPSTASLVTSNTPTTMTVNPVMSLTSTSVSNVGFTGTTIGSATTNTASVISTAPVVTTAASSPSLSPSPSTVQTSSAEQASAQETVTAVSQAPSSLASTLGTGQVMVAAPSLSAALQGAAQLPTSASIAAMAAAAGLNPGLMASSQFTPGGALLSLAPGGLGSALSPALMSNSTLATIQALASSGTLPITSLDGSGNFLFANTSAGSTPNLVTAPLFLNPQNLSLLASNPVSLVSAGGAAGAGALNLHITADAHQSAVTTATMPASTITTASKAQ, encoded by the exons atggcggacggAGGAGCAGCGAGTCAAGATGAGAGTTCAGGACCAG ATTCTAGAATGAGTAATCCATCGGAAACAAGTAAATGTGCAATGGAGAGCGGGGACGAAAACACTG GTGCCCAAACAAATGGACTGGACTTTCAGAGGCAGACTGTGCAAACAACAAGCGCAATCACCAACGCACATGCACAGGCCTTGCTCCAACAG ttgacTTTGACTCCAGCGCAGCAGCAGTTATTGTTGCAGCAGGCTCAGGCTCAGCTCCTGGCAGCAGCGGTGCAGCATTCAGCCGGCCAGCAGAGTAGCACTACAGGAGCCAGCATCTCTGCCTCCGCTGCCACCCCCATCACCCTCTCTCAACCCATTCAGATCACACCT AGCTCAACACTAAGGATTTGCTCTGGCGGTATTTTCACCTATCCAGGGGATGTCTCAAGTGTTAAA CAGTTACAGCAGCTGCAACAGCAGCAGAACCTCAACCTGCAGCAGTTTGTGCTGGTCCAGCCGGGCCACCCCATCGCAACACAGCTGCAGCCCGCGCAGTTTATCATCTCGCAGACGCCACAGGGCCAGCAGA GTCTCCTGCAAGCCCAGAACCTTCTAACACAACTACCTCAAAGCCAAGCCAACCTCCTGCAGACCCAGCCAAGCATCACACTTGCCACACAG CCTGCGACACCCACACGCACGATAGCAGCGACCCCCATCCAATCGACACCAAAGCACATCGACACACCCAGCCTGGAGGAGCCCAGCGACCTGGAGGAGCTAGAGCAGTTTGCCAAGACCTTCAAACAGAGACGCATCAAACTGGGCTTCACGCAG GGGGATGTTGGCCTTGCCATGGGAAAACTTTATGGAAATGACTTCAGCCAAACCACCATTTCTCGCTTTGAGGCCTTGAACCTGAGCTTTAAAAACATGTGCAAACTGAAGCCTCTGCTTGAAAAATGGCTCAATGATGCAG AGAACCAGACGTCTGACCAGGCCCTGTCCAGTCCCAGCTCTCTTGGCTCGCCTGGGCTGGGCTTGGAGGGCCTGAACCGCCGCCGCAAGAAAAGGACCAGCATCGAGACCAACATCAGAGTGGCCTTAGAAAAGAGCTTTCTGGAG CAGAACCAAAAACCTACCTCTGAGGAGATCACCATGATCGCAGACCAGCTCAATATGGAGAAAGAGGTGATCCGAGTATGGTTCTGTAACCGCAGACAGAAAGAGAAGAGGATCAACCCGCCCAGCAGTGGCAGCATCGCCAGCACCCCTATCAAAGCAATCTTTCCTCCCACCACATCTCTG GCACCAAGTACAGCCAGTCTTGTGATGTTTAAGTTT TCACCGAGTACAGCCAGTCTTGTGACCAGTAACACACCGACTACGATGACTGTAAACCCAGTTATGTCTCTCACCAGCACTAGTGTCTCCAATGTCGGTTTCACTG GCACAACTATTGGCTCAGCTACTACTAACACTGCATCGGTCATCTCCACTGCACCTGTGGTCACCACCGCAGCATCCTCTCCTTCGCTCAGCCCTTCCCCCAGCACAGTGCAGACGTCCTCCGCAGAGCAGGCTTCAGCTCAGGAGACGGTGACGGCAGTAAGTCAGGCACCTTCCTCCCTGGCATCCACTCTGGGCACTGGGCAGGTGATGGTGGCGGCACCCAGCCTCTCGGCTGCTCTGCAAGGAGCCGCCCAGCTGCCCACGAGCGCCAGCATCGCTGCCATGGCTGCAGCCGCTGGCCTCAATCCTGGGCTCATGGCATCCTCACAGTTCACTCCTgg CGGAGCTCTTCTTAGTTTGGCACCAGGTGGTCTCGGAAGCGCTTTGAGTCCAGCACTGATGAGCAACAGCACCTTGGCCACAATCCAAG CTCTGGCATCTAGTGGCACTCTGCCCATTACATCTCTGGACGGGAGCGGGAACTTTCTGTTTGCCAACACCAGCGCTGGCAGTACCCCTAACCTCGTGACGGCTCCGCTCTTTCTGAACCCTCAGAACTTATCACTGCTTGCCAGTAACCCTGTCAGCCTAGTGTCTGCGGGAGGGGCTGCGGGTGCCGGAGCCCTTAACCTGCACATCACCGCCGATGCCCACCAGAGCGCTGTTACTACGGCAACTATGCCCGCCTCCACCATCACCACAGCCTCTAAGGCCCAGTGA